A genomic segment from Schistocerca piceifrons isolate TAMUIC-IGC-003096 chromosome 4, iqSchPice1.1, whole genome shotgun sequence encodes:
- the LOC124796289 gene encoding glycine-rich RNA-binding protein blt801-like, with amino-acid sequence MARALCLVVCVLLAIIATVGAGFGGNEHVHIRVHVPHLINEVHHQKKIIYQEHHPSYGGEFSSHGGGGGFSSSGGGGGYGHSSSGGGYGFSSSGGGGGGYGYSSSGGGGGYGHHH; translated from the exons GTGGTTTGCGTTCTGCTGGCAATCATCGCTACAGTCGGCGCCGGCTTTGGTGGGAATGAACA CGTCCACATACGTGTGCACGTCCCACACCTGATCAACGAGGTGCACCATCAGAAGAAGATCATCTACCAGGAGCACCACCCCAGCTACGGCGGCGAATTCTCCAGTCACGGTGGTGGAGGCGGCTTTTCcagcagcgggggcggcggcggctacGGCCACAGCAGCAGCGGTGGCGGCTACGGGTTCTCCagcagcgggggcggcgggggcggctacGGCTACTCCAGCAGTGGGGGCGGGGGCGGTTACGGCCACCACCACTAG